One Aegilops tauschii subsp. strangulata cultivar AL8/78 chromosome 7, Aet v6.0, whole genome shotgun sequence genomic window carries:
- the LOC109749441 gene encoding protein transport protein Sec61 subunit gamma, translated as MDAVDSVVDPLREFAKDSVRLVKRCHKPDRKEFTKVAARTAIGFVVMGFVGFFVKLIFIPINNIIVGSG; from the exons ATGGACGCCGTCGACTCCGTGGTGGACCCCCTCCGCGAGTTCGCCAAGGACAGCGTCCGCCTCGTCAAGCGCTGCCACAAGCCCGACCGCAAGG AGTTCACCAAGGTGGCGGCGCGGACGGCGATCGGGTTCGTCGTCATGGGGTTCGTCGGCTTCTTCGTCAAGCTCATCTTCATCCCCATCAACAACATCATCGTCGGCTCCGGCTAG